The region ATTGGGATGTATTTCAAGATACTCCGAGAGATGAATCGACAAATTCGCCGTCAAAAGGTCGTCGAGTAGAAGACGAGAACGGGAATACGATACCCATCAGGCGAACGAAACCACGATATGTTGCGCTGAAAAAGATATACGTCACAAGCAGCCCACTGCGCATCCAGAATGAACTGGAACTATTACATGATCTCCGGGGATGCCGATCAGTTTGCCCTCTGATAACTGCATTCCGTCATCACGATCAAGTGGTCGCCGTTCTGCCCTTTTTCCCGCATACAGACTTTCGACTTCAGTACCGAACGTTCATGGTGGCTGATATGCGCCATTACTTTCGATCGTTGTTCACTGCATTACACTCGGTTCATAAGCACAATATACTGCACCGCGATATCAAGCCAACCAACTTTTTGTACAATCCGGACTTACGGGAAGGCGTTTTGGTGGACTTCGGTTTAGCAGAGCGCGAAGGCTCCGAGTATACAGGGACATGTCTCTGCACAAGCACGAGCCATATACGTCGCGCGCGTTACACCCAGAGTTACCACTATACCCACTGTGCCTCTTCCGGCCTCGCTATAGGCTATCCGAAAAGTGACTCTCGGCCGTCAAGGCGTGCCAATCGTGCCGGGACGCGAGGGTTTCGTGCACCTGAGGTCCTGTTCAAGTGCACCTCGCAAACAACCAAAATAGATATGTGGTCTGCCGGCGTGATTCTACTAACATTGCTTGGTCGTCGGTTTCCATTCTTCAACTCAGCCGACGACGTCGACGCACTGATAGAAATGGCGAGCATATTCGGCACCCGCCGCATGAAAAATGCCGCTGCCATGCACGGCCAGATATTTGAAACCAATATTCCGACCATCGGAGAAAAAGGTTATAGCTGGGAAAAGCTTGTGAAATGGTCTAGCTGTGTAGAAGAGCTGACAGAGAGTGAGAAACAAGCTACCCGACTGTTAGCAGGATTGATGGAACTGGATCCATCCAAACGTCTAAATGCTAAAGAGGCTATGCAGCACGAATTTTTTACTAACCCTATCGATCATGATGTTGAATGGGGGGGGCCCGAAGACAGCGCAGATAGCGGtagggaagatgaaggcgacaaAGGtggagacgatgatggagacgacgatgaagtgGATATGGTATAGATCTCTTAATGATAATGCAAAGCAATGATGTCTTACACGAACGGCCTTTTTGTACCGATGGATACCAGCCAGAATCTGATAGAGGAATGGCGATAGAGCATATCGCTAGATGATTCATGCGCAGTGAGAGGTATTTACAACTGGTGGAGCAAAATTTCAAAGCCGTACCTGGCAGACGCTGGCTTGATGGGGGCAGCTCTTGATTGCTCGCTTTAGCTCACCTGGCTGAAATCTCTATGCCCGGTTTGCGTAGTATGACCCTTTGCACCCTGTTGTCCGACGAGTATAGCACCACAGTCGTTACAATGGAGGCGGAATGCAGCCACATCAGTATAATAATTCCTCTCCTGTAAAAGCTTGCAAACGGCCAACGCTTTCTCGAGCGCCAGTGAATCTGATGCATTGAACACGGTAGTGTCAAATTCCGGCGGGACATTCTCTCCAGGCGACAAAGTAATGGTGTCATAATGAATGCCAGAATAGACCAAGAAACATCGTCTACTCTGACCCTCGTTAAAACGGTCTACACGGAGATTTCCAAGATCAATAGAGCAGATCTCAACATCAAAATGTTTGCTCAATATGCTTATTTCGATTGCACCACCCCACGATGTCTCATTCTTGATCCAACGACAATAGTCATCCGGTGGCTGCTCCAAAACTGCGGAGGAGTACTCGTCGGGGTTGTTCTGGATCGTTTCGGCCACCGCCGATCGAAGTTCAACCATGGTGTCCTCGCCTGGCAGGAGTGCAGTGCTTATTGCGCGAAACAGACACGAGTTGTCATCGGGCATGACACGTAGAACGAATAGACCACCATGCTCCGGCGAGGGGACTTTTGGTGTATCCTCGGCAACGGGATTTTGTTTGCGTGATAAAGAGAGTTTCGGAGATGATTGCCCGGCATAAGAGGAAGtgtcttccttctttcctGATGGTCCAGGTGGTCCATCTTTGGCGGAGATAATGAGCTGCTCCCGGTCTAATTGAATCCCAAGCTCGACAAGTTTCTGGTCTGTTTCTGCATGTTCCAACGATATCGGTTTCGGCGGATAGCCGTACTTCGCGTCATAGGCAGTCAATCCTGTCTTCTCAATGATCGTGTTTCGGAGGTCTCCAACTGTTGCGTCCTCAGCAAGGGTAATAGCAAATTGCCCAGAGGGACCTCGTATTCGTATTCTCATTTTTTACAGATCCGCGCAAGTATAAGTGAAcacagagatgaaggatAAAGGAACGATTAATGAAACTACCGCGCCACGGCGGAAGATCAGTGACGCAAGTCGGGTAGTGGGGCAGAAGATGCCAGCAGTTGCCAGTTGTGAGAATCCAGAGCTAAGAGTTCTGAGATAGTTTACAGCTGTGGTCACCCTTGGACGTTGAGTGCCGTAGGGCGCTACTGGTCATCAGGGTGCCTGGCGTGTTCCAGTGAGTGGAAGGGCGCCAATTGCGAGCTTTTGCTTTGTAAACAAGTAAGTAGTTGAAGGTGATAGAGTGGGAGTGCGGGGAATTTCCAGCAATTCTCCGCATTTGGCTATGGCCATCCGCAAAGACCTCTCCGTCATACAGCTGCTGCCAGGGTTACCAATCGGTCTGCTTTGATGCCAGGCGAATGGATGACTCTAGAGGACCCGTTGAGGGAAAGCCCAAAATCTGAGTACCAAACTGACCCAAGTAATCTGTACCAAAAGTCATTACAAGGCCATTCCTACATAATGAACATACCTGAGGCAAAGGGATCGGTAACTGAATCATCAAGCACAGTTCTTTGAAGGTCACTCatatagaatatatatatctactgAGACCTAAACTCTCTACTAAATCGCTAGACTGCAGAAGTATGAATGGCACTATGAGGGTATCCACTGCTATACATTTTGGCGGTATCATGCAGGGGTCCACGCAGGGAATTTTGTATTCTATCACTAATTACCCTGCCCTTAACACGAATCAACAGCAAGAGCATGGCAAATCATATGTAGTTCTGTTGGCTGAGCAGTTCATTCTCAGTTATTGTACAAACTAGAGATCGTAAGCATACGGTACAGATACAGCCTGGTACCTTACAGTATCGAATTCAAACCTTAGTCAGCATACTCACTGGAAGAACCTCTGCCTATTGCTGTTGCGTGCTTCTGGACGTTCGGATACTCTTCAAGTAAAAAGAATCAATTGAAAAGACACTACCAGCACTTCCAACGGTTCCTCTCTGACTTGCGCTGCTGTCTCCGTGCTCGTGGTGGCCAATACGATGGAGAAAGCCTCCGAACCGTCGCAAGCGCAGCCAACTCCTGAGGAGCCCGTTCAGTCAATTGAGGACGATGGCAAGCAGAACGGTGTCACCAGTACCGTCACTGAGGAACAATGGAAACATATGATGGATGTTGTCCTTGCGATCTATGAGGTTCGAGAAGCAGAGTAAGTGGTTGTCAGACTGATCGCGCGACAGCCCAAAGGGCGATGCTCCTGGGTCGTGCCGTCGCAAAAATAAACCTGTGCTGACACCTTTTCATCTCTCAGTGGCCATGACCCGTCGAGACTTTTCCATCGCAGCGTCAACAAGCGTAATGTTCCCGATTATTAcgatatcatcaaggagcCGATGGCGCTTAGTatcctgaagcagaagatcaacaagCGGGAGTACAAAAGCGTCTCTGAGTTCGTGCGGGATTGCGCCCTGGTAAGCTAGCAGTCTAGAACATTATCATGCTCGTCGCTGTCACGATGTGCGTCTGACATCACCTTCGATACAGATCCCTCACAATGCGCAAACCTACAACCGGCCGAATTCCCAGGCATACGAGGATTCGCTCGTGATCAAGGATGCCTTTGTTACCGAACTTCAGAAATTAGTTCAAGCGGGAATCATCACTGCCGAGGAAGCTGAActtccagatcttggtgAAATTCCGGAGCCAGATCCTCTaccagaggaagatgacgacgaggacgaagatgacgaggatgatgacgatgatgaggactccgatgacgagggccgcaggagaaagaagcgcgGCCCTCGCCCGGGTTTTAAACGAGACGGTGCAAAAGACGATGCGAGCAAGTCTGCGGATCCTGAGCAGAGAAAAAAGCGAGGCCGCCCTCCGCGCGTTGATACCCCGATGGAAGCAAGAATTAAAGCAGTCCTAAAGGGGATCCGGAAACTTAAAGGCCCCGGTAATCAACTTAAAGTTCGGCATTTTGAGCGGCTACCTGACAAAGGTGTGTATCCGGATTACTACGTCGAAATCAAGGAGCCTATTGCGATTGATCTCATCAAGCGAAAgtcgaagcggaagaagtaCAATTCAGTAGACCACTTCATGAAGGATATGGATCTAATGTTCAACAATGCGAAAGCCTACAATCAACCAGAGAGTCAGATCTACAAGGACGCCGTGGACCTTCAAATGGAGGCAAGAAGGCTTGCAGATctagagaagaaaaaaccGGACAGCGATTATCTAATGGAAGACGGCCGTCTACCGCTTCCGGATGGCATTCTTCATAAGGGCGAGTTGTGGAAGGTTGGGGACTGGGTGCATATCCAGAACCCCAACGATGTGACCAAGCCAATCGTGGCGCAAATATACCGGACTTGGCAGGACTCTGAGGGCGAGAAATGGATCAATGCCTGTTGGTACTATCGCCCGGAGCAAACTGTCCATCATTTCGAAAAGCACTTCTACCCTAATGAGGTGGTTAAGACTGGTCAATATCGTGATCATCGAATCAACGAGATAGTTGACCGGTGCTTCGTGATGTTCTTTACGCGGTATAACCGTGGAAGGCCCAGAGACTTTCCTCTCGACAAGGAGATCTACGTGTGCGAGGCTCGGTACAATGAGGAAAAACATAAACTCAACAAGATCAAAACCTGGGCCAGTTGCCTTCCCGACGAAGTACGGGAGAAGGATTATGAGATGGATTTATATGATGTTCCACGCAGAATAAAGAAGATACCCAGTCCGATCAAGCATCTG is a window of Aspergillus nidulans FGSC A4 chromosome VI DNA encoding:
- a CDS encoding putative RSC complex subunit (RSC1) (transcript_id=CADANIAT00009586), with the protein product MEKASEPSQAQPTPEEPVQSIEDDGKQNGVTSTVTEEQWKHMMDVVLAIYEVREADGHDPSRLFHRSVNKRNVPDYYDIIKEPMALSILKQKINKREYKSVSEFVRDCALIPHNAQTYNRPNSQAYEDSLVIKDAFVTELQKLVQAGIITAEEAELPDLGEIPEPDPLPEEDDDEDEDDEDDDDDEDSDDEGRRRKKRGPRPGFKRDGAKDDASKSADPEQRKKRGRPPRVDTPMEARIKAVLKGIRKLKGPGNQLKVRHFERLPDKGVYPDYYVEIKEPIAIDLIKRKSKRKKYNSVDHFMKDMDLMFNNAKAYNQPESQIYKDAVDLQMEARRLADLEKKKPDSDYLMEDGRLPLPDGILHKGELWKVGDWVHIQNPNDVTKPIVAQIYRTWQDSEGEKWINACWYYRPEQTVHHFEKHFYPNEVVKTGQYRDHRINEIVDRCFVMFFTRYNRGRPRDFPLDKEIYVCEARYNEEKHKLNKIKTWASCLPDEVREKDYEMDLYDVPRRIKKIPSPIKHLLKSDAKETDDLPKPSWGAENAPPVVGAVHCRPRDENESPPPEPTPSPPPPAIPPSALPSVSRQASMSQAPTQPVINSPAALLAAASPVPVRSPAAHVGPAQHSPAPAPPIPYHQPQVPYQTAIQQRRSSGFVNQNIIPGTYQGPTPPLPYAVPQGPHYTPYQLSRAQGAPTMYNSNAPRPVEVFHLSDTANAAIPADIREQFHCDDQGHVLFFSCAPLDIGSAVQQKLGHSLKYLAAKEERRKLVEAKKRKEISEREERERANKRQCADKQRALAVQVEAVAEKAVEIMTNEIVKGTDKIYEALYQDQAESAREADTKAREERILRARAIQTKTAQIQGKSTKPTFVSLKGSGMYLDEIDPAA
- a CDS encoding serine/threonine protein kinase CDC7 (transcript_id=CADANIAT00009584) translates to MSMLDAPSTSMPDLQRTQTVSQLSKYDRKSRTAANYGQLLEKPDQEHDHEEDDQEEEVDEVVLEDMKKLEDNFPGISDRFRLVNRIGEGTFSTVYKAEDLLYDHYRNDWDVFQDTPRDESTNSPSKGRRVEDENGNTIPIRRTKPRYVALKKIYVTSSPLRIQNELELLHDLRGCRSVCPLITAFRHHDQVVAVLPFFPHTDFRLQYRTFMVADMRHYFRSLFTALHSVHKHNILHRDIKPTNFLYNPDLREGVLVDFGLAEREGSEYTGTCLCTSTSHIRRARYTQSYHYTHCASSGLAIGYPKSDSRPSRRANRAGTRGFRAPEVLFKCTSQTTKIDMWSAGVILLTLLGRRFPFFNSADDVDALIEMASIFGTRRMKNAAAMHGQIFETNIPTIGEKGYSWEKLVKWSSCVEELTESEKQATRLLAGLMELDPSKRLNAKEAMQHEFFTNPIDHDVEWGGPEDSADSGREDEGDKGGDDDGDDDEVDMV
- a CDS encoding ubiquitin-specific protease OTU1 (transcript_id=CADANIAT00009585); its protein translation is MRIRIRGPSGQFAITLAEDATVGDLRNTIIEKTGLTAYDAKYGYPPKPISLEHAETDQKLVELGIQLDREQLIISAKDGPPGPSGKKEDTSSYAGQSSPKLSLSRKQNPVAEDTPKVPSPEHGGLFVLRVMPDDNSCLFRAISTALLPGEDTMVELRSAVAETIQNNPDEYSSAVLEQPPDDYCRWIKNETSWGGAIEISILSKHFDVEICSIDLGNLRVDRFNEGQSRRCFLVYSGIHYDTITLSPGENVPPEFDTTVFNASDSLALEKALAVCKLLQERNYYTDVAAFRLHCNDCGAILVGQQGAKGHTTQTGHRDFSQVS